The following proteins are encoded in a genomic region of Bacillus sp. FJAT-22090:
- a CDS encoding aminoglycoside phosphotransferase family protein, with protein MFKPDIPFLKKCTSYQKIDEGYSEDEKWCVDGIYLLRFSPQTDIKKLEMQAELINAVHALDSHIPFVHNIGVFNDKAYMILDYINGENGETALPSKSETTQYEIGLQVGKTLKNMHSISAPVGYPSWDETWGNRIARQAPLFEEIVRKNPKYKCILPFIKENLHLLKNRPSSIQHYDFHTGNILIDENRFSGLIDMQKIRYADPINEFYKMEYFNVQTSKAYSCGVVDGYHNMEEIPFSFWELHRLYAAMHIVSAEVWGHEIAIKQLEKFQGYTRFTLNQFDNFKLDVPKWYNKPNYF; from the coding sequence ATGTTTAAACCAGATATTCCATTTCTAAAAAAATGTACATCTTATCAAAAAATTGATGAAGGTTATTCGGAAGACGAGAAATGGTGTGTAGATGGAATATATTTACTTCGTTTTTCTCCACAAACAGATATAAAAAAGTTAGAAATGCAAGCGGAACTAATAAATGCTGTTCATGCACTCGATTCCCATATTCCATTTGTACATAATATCGGAGTTTTTAATGACAAAGCCTATATGATTTTGGACTATATAAATGGAGAAAATGGGGAAACTGCCTTGCCGAGTAAAAGCGAAACGACTCAATACGAAATTGGCCTGCAGGTAGGAAAGACACTTAAGAACATGCATAGTATATCAGCTCCTGTAGGGTATCCAAGTTGGGATGAAACATGGGGAAATAGAATAGCTAGACAAGCACCGCTGTTTGAAGAAATTGTTAGAAAGAATCCTAAATATAAATGCATATTGCCATTTATAAAGGAAAATCTTCATTTATTAAAAAATCGACCAAGTAGTATTCAACATTATGATTTTCATACTGGTAATATATTAATCGATGAAAACCGATTTTCAGGCTTAATTGATATGCAAAAAATACGATATGCAGATCCTATCAATGAATTTTATAAGATGGAATATTTTAATGTACAGACAAGTAAAGCCTATTCATGTGGAGTAGTAGATGGTTATCACAACATGGAGGAGATCCCTTTCTCTTTTTGGGAATTACATCGGTTGTATGCAGCCATGCATATTGTGTCTGCAGAAGTATGGGGCCATGAAATTGCAATTAAACAGTTGGAGAAGTTTCAAGGGTATACAAGGTTTACACTAAATCAGTTTGATAATTTTAAGTTAGACGTTCCTAAATGGTACAACAAACCTAATTATTTTTAA
- a CDS encoding cytochrome-c oxidase, which translates to MGIKFIKISVVYFAIGVILGLYMSMVHDYALKGVHVHINLIGWASFALAGFVYHLFPSTSNNLYAKLHFWSSNIGLPMMMIALAVLILNGAQIATVFTAIGGVLVVFSVIMFAINVFLNLKAV; encoded by the coding sequence ATGGGTATTAAATTTATTAAGATTTCGGTTGTTTATTTTGCCATAGGGGTGATCCTAGGTCTTTACATGTCTATGGTGCATGACTATGCATTAAAAGGAGTACATGTACACATCAATCTGATAGGATGGGCTTCTTTTGCTCTAGCAGGTTTTGTGTATCACTTATTCCCAAGTACAAGCAACAACTTGTATGCTAAGTTACACTTCTGGAGCAGCAATATTGGGCTTCCTATGATGATGATAGCTTTGGCAGTTCTAATATTAAATGGAGCTCAAATAGCAACTGTTTTTACAGCAATCGGTGGGGTATTAGTTGTGTTCAGCGTTATTATGTTTGCTATTAACGTGTTCTTGAATTTGAAAGCTGTATAA